One window of the Pseudomonas sihuiensis genome contains the following:
- a CDS encoding DUF1329 domain-containing protein — protein MNTTLKMLGALSLSLLASGVLAAVSEQEAAKLGTSLTPLGGEMAGNAAGTIPSWTGGLATNAGQVDARGFLSDPFAGEQPLFTITAQNLEQYREQLSAGQLAMFARYPESYRMPVYPTHRSTVVPDAINAAAKTSALKTGLRDGGNGLTGFTDSRYYAFPIPQNGLEVVWNHITRYRGGNLKRSIVQASPQTNGAYTLVNFEDEVAFPDNVPDIDPGKAENALLFFKQRVTAPARLAGNVLLVHDSLDQVAEPRMAWLYNAGQRRVRRAPQVAYDGPGTASDGLRTSDNFDMFNGAPDRYDWKLVGKRELFIPYNNYRLALPSVKYADILKAGHINQDLTRYELHRVWEVEATLKSGERNIYAKRRFYVDEDSWQIALSEHYDGRGQLWRVGEAMLLQHYAQKIPVYALEALYDVIAGRYVAVGMANEEKMSIQYGTQASAKDFTPAALRNAGVR, from the coding sequence ATGAATACAACCCTGAAGATGCTCGGCGCGCTGTCCCTGAGCCTGCTGGCCAGCGGTGTGCTGGCTGCGGTCAGCGAGCAGGAAGCAGCCAAGCTCGGTACCAGTTTGACCCCGCTGGGCGGCGAGATGGCCGGCAACGCAGCCGGCACCATCCCCAGCTGGACGGGCGGCCTGGCGACCAATGCCGGGCAGGTCGATGCACGCGGTTTTCTCAGTGACCCGTTCGCCGGCGAGCAGCCGCTGTTCACCATCACCGCGCAGAACCTGGAGCAGTACCGCGAGCAGTTGTCGGCCGGGCAACTGGCGATGTTCGCGCGCTATCCGGAAAGCTATCGCATGCCGGTGTACCCGACGCACCGCAGCACGGTGGTGCCGGATGCGATCAACGCTGCGGCCAAAACCAGCGCGCTGAAGACCGGCCTGCGTGATGGCGGCAACGGCCTGACCGGCTTCACCGATAGCCGCTATTACGCCTTCCCGATTCCGCAGAACGGCCTGGAGGTGGTATGGAACCACATCACCCGTTACCGCGGTGGCAACCTCAAGCGCAGCATCGTGCAGGCCTCGCCGCAGACCAACGGCGCCTACACCCTGGTGAACTTCGAGGACGAAGTGGCCTTCCCGGACAACGTCCCCGATATCGATCCGGGCAAGGCGGAAAATGCGCTGCTGTTCTTCAAGCAGCGGGTCACCGCGCCGGCGCGTCTGGCCGGCAACGTACTGCTGGTGCACGACTCGCTCGACCAGGTGGCCGAGCCGCGCATGGCCTGGCTGTACAACGCCGGTCAGCGTCGTGTACGGCGTGCGCCGCAGGTGGCCTATGACGGCCCGGGCACTGCGTCGGACGGTCTGCGTACTTCGGACAACTTCGACATGTTCAACGGCGCCCCGGATCGCTACGACTGGAAGCTGGTGGGCAAGCGCGAGCTGTTCATCCCCTACAACAACTACCGCCTGGCGCTGCCGAGCGTGAAGTACGCCGACATCCTCAAGGCCGGGCACATCAACCAGGACCTGACCCGCTACGAGCTGCACCGCGTGTGGGAAGTGGAGGCGACGCTGAAGTCCGGCGAGCGCAACATCTACGCCAAGCGCCGCTTCTATGTCGACGAGGACTCCTGGCAGATCGCCCTGTCCGAGCACTATGACGGTCGCGGCCAGCTCTGGCGTGTCGGCGAGGCCATGCTGCTGCAGCACTACGCGCAGAAGATCCCGGTCTACGCCCTGGAAGCGCTGTACGACGTCATCGCCGGTCGCTACGTCGCCGTCGGCATGGCCAACGAGGAGAAGATGTCGATCCAGTACGGCACCCAGGCCTCGGCCAAGGACTTCACCCCGGCAGCCCTGCGTAACGCCGGCGTGCGCTGA
- a CDS encoding LuxR C-terminal-related transcriptional regulator translates to MPTLAIARPSALQVQPADLPRLPPCVVSRPALLQRLLASESRLRLLCAPAGTGKSVLLGQCARHTPAAVERVWLDLGGRSLTPTQLCKRLAAAMQLPFDDGGEAGLIDRLHERAGRLWIFIDDYPRQADDELDACLDRLFAAAPQQVTWWVASRRTPAWNLPRLLLQGDLLELKGDELALDDAALNELLAALQVTLAQDVRQALLESSEGWLAAIRLLLLDVDEDALRQRLQAGCPLLRDYVQREVLADLDEELRSDLHALALLPRFSRSLCEHLLEGRGSELLGELQRRQLFVRSLDSSGTWFRLWRPLAEVLRLLPGAPAPAPIHVRACQWFAQHGDIREAVEHALLAGQVEVAVNYLQRFSQEQLLQGHSVAQFLQWREELPAWLFASSPRLIVLQAWALIICARFDEAADCIQGLAHFMPQPDERRQRKLIAHWQALTGVLARQCGRRDARMHCEQALQMLDEGSWSQRVLCYQALAQQHMAEHALDQAKQALDQGLRLARLNGSLIFEALLNTDHCLLLQMRGEAGRAAELAEQSLALLRERFNHSPVVARLLLVRASLLARQGLDEAAQQAYRLGLQEAEHCEDAYIISGYLGMLELAESRGDLDEAHQWLQRAERVMQWSHVPEVRYRCVLQLQAGRLLLRQGQTGRARELFAQTLQQLQQRQQLAPSEFYDLLPRLRRYLALSDLLLGHHAAAEHALRLLLEECQLAGHRSLACECRVSLAEALLMQDELEQADNLLQQALGEARQLRLLRPLQELQQRQAQWLDRLLPGEAGQNLHQRLFDPAPCLDEPASAGTALLSSRELAVLQLIAQGCSNQEIADRLFISLHTVKTHARRINVKLGVQRRTQAVAMAKAQGLMGD, encoded by the coding sequence ATGCCTACCCTTGCCATCGCCCGTCCGAGTGCGTTGCAGGTGCAACCTGCCGATCTACCGCGATTGCCGCCGTGTGTGGTTTCCCGCCCAGCCCTGCTGCAGCGCCTGCTCGCCAGCGAGTCGCGACTGCGCTTGCTGTGCGCGCCTGCCGGTACCGGCAAGAGCGTGCTGCTCGGCCAGTGCGCACGCCACACACCAGCCGCCGTCGAGCGTGTATGGCTCGATCTCGGTGGCCGCAGCCTGACACCGACGCAGCTGTGCAAGCGACTGGCCGCAGCCATGCAGTTGCCGTTCGACGATGGCGGTGAAGCGGGGCTGATCGATCGGCTGCATGAGCGCGCGGGGCGTTTGTGGATCTTTATCGACGACTACCCGCGACAGGCTGACGATGAGCTCGATGCCTGCCTCGACCGGTTGTTCGCCGCGGCGCCGCAGCAGGTCACCTGGTGGGTCGCCAGCCGCCGCACACCGGCCTGGAACCTGCCGCGCCTGCTGCTGCAGGGCGATCTGCTGGAGCTCAAGGGTGACGAGCTGGCGCTGGATGATGCGGCATTGAATGAGCTGTTGGCGGCGCTGCAGGTGACGCTGGCGCAAGACGTGCGGCAGGCTCTGCTGGAGAGCAGCGAAGGCTGGCTGGCGGCGATTCGCCTGCTGCTGCTCGATGTCGACGAGGATGCGCTGCGTCAGCGTTTGCAGGCTGGTTGCCCGCTGCTACGCGATTACGTACAGCGCGAGGTGCTGGCCGACCTGGACGAAGAGCTGCGCAGCGATCTGCATGCACTGGCCTTGTTGCCGCGTTTTTCCCGGTCGCTCTGCGAGCATCTGCTGGAGGGCCGTGGCAGTGAGCTGCTCGGCGAACTGCAACGACGACAGCTGTTCGTGCGCAGCCTCGACAGCAGCGGCACCTGGTTCCGCCTGTGGCGACCGCTGGCCGAGGTATTACGTCTTCTGCCGGGGGCGCCGGCGCCGGCGCCGATCCATGTGCGCGCCTGCCAGTGGTTCGCTCAGCACGGCGATATTCGCGAGGCCGTCGAACACGCCCTGCTGGCAGGGCAGGTCGAGGTCGCGGTCAATTACCTGCAGCGGTTCAGCCAGGAGCAATTGCTGCAGGGGCACTCTGTCGCGCAGTTCCTGCAATGGCGCGAAGAGCTGCCGGCCTGGCTGTTCGCCAGCTCGCCGCGACTGATCGTGCTGCAGGCCTGGGCCCTGATCATCTGTGCCCGTTTCGATGAAGCTGCCGACTGCATCCAGGGGTTGGCGCATTTCATGCCGCAACCGGATGAGCGCCGCCAGCGCAAACTGATCGCCCATTGGCAGGCATTGACGGGCGTATTGGCGCGTCAGTGCGGACGCCGTGATGCCCGGATGCACTGCGAACAGGCCCTGCAGATGCTGGACGAGGGCAGTTGGTCGCAGCGCGTGCTCTGTTACCAGGCGCTGGCCCAGCAGCATATGGCCGAACATGCGCTGGACCAGGCCAAGCAGGCGCTGGATCAGGGCCTACGCCTGGCGCGGCTCAATGGCAGCCTGATTTTCGAGGCTTTGCTCAATACCGATCACTGCCTGCTGCTGCAGATGCGTGGCGAGGCCGGGCGCGCTGCGGAGCTCGCCGAACAGTCCCTGGCGCTGCTGCGCGAACGCTTCAACCATAGCCCGGTGGTCGCTCGCCTGCTGCTGGTACGGGCCAGCCTGCTGGCTCGTCAGGGTCTCGACGAGGCGGCGCAGCAGGCGTATCGGCTGGGGCTGCAGGAAGCCGAGCACTGCGAGGATGCCTACATCATTTCCGGCTACCTCGGCATGCTGGAGCTGGCGGAAAGTCGTGGCGATCTCGACGAGGCCCATCAGTGGTTGCAGCGGGCCGAGCGAGTGATGCAGTGGTCGCATGTGCCGGAAGTGCGTTACCGCTGTGTGCTGCAGTTGCAGGCTGGGCGGCTGCTGCTGCGTCAGGGGCAGACCGGGCGGGCGCGGGAACTGTTCGCCCAGACGCTGCAGCAGCTGCAGCAACGCCAGCAGCTGGCGCCTTCCGAGTTCTACGATTTGTTGCCGCGCTTGCGTCGTTACCTGGCGCTGAGCGATCTGCTGCTCGGCCACCACGCTGCCGCTGAGCATGCACTGCGCCTGCTGCTGGAGGAATGCCAGCTCGCCGGGCATCGCAGTCTGGCCTGCGAATGTCGGGTCAGCCTGGCCGAGGCGCTGCTCATGCAGGACGAGTTGGAGCAGGCAGATAACCTGTTGCAGCAGGCGCTTGGTGAGGCGCGACAGCTGCGCCTGCTGCGGCCGTTACAGGAGCTGCAGCAGCGTCAGGCGCAATGGCTCGATCGCCTGTTGCCGGGTGAGGCTGGGCAGAACCTGCATCAGCGCCTGTTCGATCCGGCGCCGTGCTTGGATGAGCCGGCCAGTGCCGGTACTGCGCTGCTCAGCTCGCGGGAGTTGGCAGTGCTGCAGTTGATCGCGCAGGGCTGTTCCAATCAGGAAATCGCCGATCGTCTGTTCATCTCGCTGCACACGGTCAAGACTCATGCGCGGCGGATCAACGTCAAGCTCGGCGTGCAAAGACGCACCCAGGCCGTGGCGATGGCCAAGGCGCAGGGGCTGATGGGGGATTGA
- a CDS encoding short-chain fatty acid transporter — MFNTLTRMSVSLVQKYLPSPFVFSALLTLGVLLAGIFSTGQSLPAMVQHWSSGFWTLLGFAMQMSLIFVTGHALASAPIINRQLDRLAGLARTPGQAIIMVTLVALVGCWVNWGFGLVIGAVFARALARKVDGVDYPLLVASAYSGFLVWHGGLAGSIPLSMATGGPDLARITAGVLTDPVSITETLFSPLNLTIVVLLFIGLPLLNRAMHPRQGAKIADPAKLVESRAELPARETPAQRLDDSRILGLALVAMAGIYLFNHFATKGFVLGLDVVIAIFLFSGLLMHGTPERYMRAVDESVRGIGGIVLLFPFYAGIMGMMMGANADGISLGRQITEAFISWSSADTFPLLAFLSAGVVNVFVPSGGGQWAVQGPIMLPAAQALGVSPTVTAMAIAWGDAWTNMIQPFWALPLLGIVGLGARDIMGYCLIMLLYSGVVICGAFYFLG; from the coding sequence ATGTTCAACACCCTCACCCGCATGAGCGTGAGCCTGGTACAAAAGTACCTGCCCTCACCGTTCGTTTTCTCCGCCTTGCTAACTCTGGGCGTGCTGCTCGCTGGTATCTTCTCCACTGGCCAATCGCTACCGGCCATGGTGCAGCACTGGAGCAGCGGTTTCTGGACGCTGCTCGGCTTCGCCATGCAGATGTCGCTGATCTTCGTCACCGGCCACGCTCTGGCCAGCGCACCGATCATCAATCGCCAACTCGACCGCCTGGCCGGCCTGGCACGCACACCCGGTCAGGCGATCATCATGGTCACCCTGGTGGCGCTGGTCGGTTGCTGGGTCAACTGGGGCTTCGGCCTGGTGATCGGCGCGGTGTTCGCCCGCGCCCTGGCACGCAAGGTCGATGGCGTCGATTACCCGCTGCTGGTGGCCTCGGCCTACTCGGGCTTCCTGGTCTGGCACGGCGGCCTGGCCGGCTCGATTCCGCTGTCCATGGCCACCGGCGGCCCGGATCTGGCGCGCATCACCGCAGGCGTGCTGACCGATCCAGTGAGCATCACCGAAACCCTGTTCAGCCCGTTGAACCTGACCATCGTGGTCCTGCTGTTCATCGGCCTGCCGCTGCTCAACCGCGCCATGCACCCGCGTCAGGGCGCCAAGATCGCCGACCCAGCCAAACTGGTGGAATCGCGTGCGGAACTGCCGGCTCGTGAAACCCCGGCGCAGCGCCTGGACGACAGCCGCATCCTCGGTCTGGCACTGGTGGCCATGGCCGGTATCTACCTGTTCAACCACTTCGCCACCAAGGGCTTCGTGCTTGGCCTGGACGTGGTCATCGCCATCTTCCTGTTCAGCGGCCTGCTGATGCACGGCACCCCAGAGCGCTACATGCGCGCGGTGGACGAGAGCGTGCGTGGCATCGGCGGCATCGTCCTGCTGTTCCCCTTCTATGCCGGGATCATGGGCATGATGATGGGCGCCAACGCCGACGGTATTTCCCTCGGCCGGCAGATCACCGAAGCGTTCATCTCCTGGTCCTCGGCTGACACCTTCCCGCTGCTGGCCTTCCTCAGCGCTGGCGTGGTCAACGTGTTCGTGCCGTCTGGTGGCGGCCAGTGGGCCGTGCAAGGCCCGATCATGCTGCCGGCTGCTCAGGCACTGGGCGTCTCGCCGACCGTCACCGCCATGGCGATTGCCTGGGGCGACGCCTGGACCAACATGATCCAGCCGTTCTGGGCACTGCCGCTGCTCGGCATCGTCGGTCTCGGCGCCCGCGACATCATGGGCTACTGCCTGATCATGCTGCTGTACTCGGGCGTGGTGATCTGCGGCGCATTCTACTTCCTCGGCTGA
- a CDS encoding acetyl-CoA C-acetyltransferase, with protein sequence MQDVVIVAATRTAIGSFQGSLAEIPAPELGAIVIKRLLEQTGLDAAQVDEVILGQVLTAGSGQNPARQAAIRAGLPHAVPAMTLNKVCGSGLKALHLAAQAIRCGDAEVIIAGGMENMSLAPYVLPKARTGLRMGHAQMLDSMIVDGLWDAFNDYHMGITAENLVEKYGISREAQDAFAAASQQKAVAAIEAGRFDAEITPVLIPQRKGDPIAFARDEQPRAGTTAESLAKLKPAFKKDGSVTAGNASSLNDGAAAVLLMSAAKAQALGLPVLAKIKGYANAGVDPAIMGIAPVSATRRCLDKAGWSLADLDLIEANEAFAAQALSVGQELGWDADKVNVNGGAIALGHPIGASGCRVLVSLLHEMIRRDVKKGLATLCIGGGQGVALAIERA encoded by the coding sequence ATGCAAGACGTCGTCATCGTTGCCGCCACCCGCACCGCCATCGGCAGCTTCCAGGGCAGCCTGGCCGAGATTCCTGCGCCGGAACTCGGCGCCATCGTCATCAAGCGCCTGCTGGAGCAGACCGGTCTCGACGCAGCCCAGGTCGATGAAGTGATCCTTGGCCAGGTGCTTACCGCAGGCAGTGGCCAGAACCCCGCGCGCCAGGCCGCCATTCGTGCCGGCCTGCCCCATGCCGTACCGGCCATGACCCTGAACAAGGTTTGTGGCTCGGGCTTGAAAGCCCTGCACCTGGCTGCCCAGGCCATTCGCTGCGGTGACGCCGAGGTGATCATCGCCGGCGGTATGGAGAACATGAGCCTGGCGCCCTACGTGCTGCCCAAGGCCCGCACCGGCCTGCGCATGGGCCACGCGCAGATGCTCGACAGCATGATCGTCGACGGCCTGTGGGACGCCTTCAACGACTACCACATGGGCATCACCGCCGAGAATCTGGTGGAGAAATACGGTATCAGCCGTGAAGCCCAGGACGCCTTCGCCGCTGCATCGCAACAAAAGGCCGTGGCCGCCATCGAGGCCGGTCGCTTCGATGCCGAGATCACTCCAGTGCTGATCCCGCAGCGCAAGGGCGACCCTATCGCCTTCGCCCGTGACGAGCAGCCGCGCGCCGGCACCACAGCCGAATCCCTGGCCAAGCTCAAACCCGCATTCAAGAAAGACGGCAGCGTTACAGCCGGCAACGCCTCCAGCCTCAACGACGGCGCCGCTGCCGTGCTGCTGATGAGCGCGGCCAAGGCGCAGGCGCTGGGTCTGCCGGTACTGGCGAAGATCAAAGGCTATGCCAATGCCGGTGTCGACCCGGCGATCATGGGCATCGCCCCGGTGTCGGCCACCCGTCGCTGCCTGGACAAGGCCGGCTGGAGCCTGGCCGACCTGGACCTGATCGAAGCCAACGAAGCCTTCGCGGCCCAGGCGCTGTCGGTCGGCCAAGAGCTGGGCTGGGATGCCGACAAGGTCAACGTTAACGGCGGCGCCATCGCCCTCGGCCATCCCATCGGCGCCTCGGGCTGCCGCGTGCTGGTCAGCCTACTGCACGAGATGATCCGCCGCGATGTCAAGAAAGGCCTTGCCACGCTGTGCATCGGTGGCGGCCAGGGCGTGGCACTGGCCATCGAGCGCGCCTGA
- a CDS encoding CoA transferase subunit B, with product MALTREQMAQRVARELQDGFYVNLGIGIPTLVANYVPEGMQVMLQSENGLLGMGAFPTEEEVDADMINAGKQTVTAIKGAAIFDSSQSFAMIRGGHVDLTVLGAFEVDVRGNIASWMIPGKLVKGMGGAMDLVAGADNIIVTMTHASKDGESKLLEHCSLPLTGCGCIRKVLTDLAYLEIEDNAFILRERAPGVSVEEIVAKTAGKLIVPEHVPEMSF from the coding sequence ATGGCTCTTACCCGTGAACAAATGGCCCAGCGCGTCGCCCGCGAGCTGCAGGACGGCTTCTACGTCAACCTCGGCATCGGCATTCCCACCCTGGTGGCCAACTACGTACCCGAAGGCATGCAGGTGATGCTGCAGTCAGAGAACGGCCTGCTCGGCATGGGCGCCTTCCCCACCGAAGAAGAAGTGGACGCCGACATGATCAACGCCGGCAAGCAGACCGTCACCGCGATCAAGGGCGCGGCGATCTTCGACTCGTCGCAGTCCTTCGCCATGATCCGTGGCGGCCACGTCGACCTCACCGTGCTCGGCGCCTTTGAGGTAGACGTGCGCGGCAATATCGCCTCGTGGATGATCCCCGGCAAGCTGGTCAAGGGCATGGGCGGCGCCATGGACCTGGTGGCCGGCGCCGACAACATCATCGTTACCATGACCCACGCGTCCAAGGACGGCGAATCCAAGCTGCTGGAGCATTGCAGTCTGCCGCTGACCGGCTGCGGCTGCATTCGCAAGGTGCTGACCGATCTGGCCTACCTGGAGATCGAGGACAACGCCTTCATCCTGCGCGAGCGCGCACCGGGCGTGAGCGTCGAGGAAATCGTCGCCAAGACCGCCGGCAAGCTGATCGTCCCCGAACACGTACCGGAAATGAGCTTCTAA
- a CDS encoding CoA transferase subunit A: MSGLDKRVGSYAEALDGLQDGMTVLAGGFGLCGIPENLIAEIRRRGVRDLTVVSNNCGVDGFGLGVLLEDRQIRKMIASYVGENALFEQQLLSGELEVELTPQGTLAEKLRAGGAGIPAFFTATGYGTPVAEGKEAREINGRHYILEPAITGDFAIVKGWKADHFGNVVYRHTAQNFNPVVATAGRITVVEVEEIVEPGELDPTQIHTPGIYVDRLICGNFEKRIEKRTLRA, translated from the coding sequence ATGAGCGGACTCGACAAACGCGTCGGCAGCTATGCAGAAGCCCTGGACGGCCTACAGGACGGCATGACCGTACTGGCCGGCGGTTTCGGCCTGTGCGGCATCCCCGAGAACCTGATCGCCGAGATCCGCCGTCGTGGCGTGCGCGATCTGACCGTGGTGTCCAACAACTGCGGCGTCGATGGCTTCGGCCTCGGCGTGCTGCTGGAAGACCGGCAGATCCGCAAGATGATCGCCTCCTACGTCGGCGAGAACGCCCTGTTCGAACAGCAACTGCTCTCCGGCGAGCTGGAAGTCGAACTCACCCCGCAAGGCACCCTGGCCGAGAAGCTGCGCGCTGGCGGCGCCGGCATCCCCGCTTTCTTCACCGCTACCGGCTATGGCACCCCGGTCGCCGAAGGCAAGGAAGCGCGCGAAATCAACGGCCGCCACTACATCCTCGAGCCGGCCATCACCGGCGACTTCGCCATCGTCAAGGGCTGGAAAGCCGACCACTTCGGCAATGTGGTCTACCGCCACACCGCGCAGAACTTCAACCCGGTGGTCGCCACTGCCGGGCGCATCACCGTGGTCGAGGTCGAGGAGATCGTCGAACCCGGTGAACTCGACCCGACGCAGATTCACACCCCCGGCATCTACGTCGACCGGCTGATCTGCGGCAACTTCGAGAAACGCATCGAAAAACGCACGCTGCGCGCCTGA
- a CDS encoding LysR family transcriptional regulator, protein MTVKQLRAFLAVAQSLSFAQACERLHLSQPALSLAIKNLEQSLGGQLLVRTTRSVALTPEGETLLPIAVRLLADWDNAEDLLRQHFTLQMGKVAVAAMPSFAGNRLPAALRAFRDAYPRVNVAVHDVINEQVMEMVRDGRVELGIAFEPATLDGLQFTPLYEDRFVAVVPAASNLADHEALTWAQLLEQPFITLQRPSAVRLLLEDSVTSSHGKLPVAFESHQLVTVGRMVAEGLGVSAVPQLCRQQMEELGARCLPLSEPQVSRRVGLLHQAGHQLSSAAQALSEVLLHQAGQ, encoded by the coding sequence ATGACCGTCAAGCAGCTACGCGCCTTTCTCGCCGTGGCGCAAAGCCTGAGCTTCGCCCAGGCCTGCGAACGCCTGCATCTGTCGCAGCCGGCGCTGAGCCTGGCGATCAAGAATCTGGAGCAATCGCTCGGTGGCCAGTTGCTGGTGCGCACCACCCGTAGCGTGGCGCTGACGCCCGAGGGCGAGACGTTGCTGCCGATTGCCGTGCGCCTGCTGGCCGACTGGGACAATGCCGAGGACCTGCTGCGCCAGCACTTCACTTTGCAGATGGGCAAGGTGGCGGTAGCAGCCATGCCCTCGTTCGCCGGTAACCGCCTGCCGGCGGCGTTGCGCGCCTTTCGCGACGCCTACCCACGGGTCAACGTGGCGGTGCACGACGTGATCAACGAGCAGGTGATGGAGATGGTGCGCGACGGTCGCGTCGAGCTGGGTATCGCCTTCGAGCCGGCGACCCTCGACGGCCTGCAGTTCACCCCGTTGTACGAGGACCGTTTCGTTGCCGTGGTGCCGGCAGCCAGCAATCTTGCCGACCACGAAGCGCTGACCTGGGCGCAACTGCTGGAACAACCCTTCATCACCCTGCAACGGCCTTCGGCGGTACGCCTGCTGCTGGAAGACAGCGTGACCTCCAGCCACGGCAAGCTGCCGGTAGCGTTCGAAAGTCATCAGTTGGTCACGGTCGGGCGCATGGTTGCCGAAGGCCTCGGCGTCAGCGCCGTGCCGCAACTGTGCCGGCAGCAGATGGAAGAGCTGGGCGCCCGCTGCCTACCGCTGAGCGAGCCACAGGTGTCGCGTCGCGTCGGCCTGCTGCACCAGGCCGGGCATCAGCTATCCAGCGCGGCGCAGGCGTTGAGTGAGGTGCTGCTGCATCAGGCCGGGCAGTAG
- a CDS encoding nucleotidyltransferase family protein, which translates to MVSERPTHRVAALMLAAGYSRRFGADKRRLELADGRSLLSASLALPCSMLEEVWLVLRPDEAPAALDLPTGVRIVQNPATAQGMGHSLAVGAERLLAESGAEAVAIFLADMPAIRRDSLETLFAHASANAIVLPSYQGKRGHPVLFGRAFWPQLATLNGDAGAKPVLQQHPEAVRIVELNDPGVLQDIDTPADLSQL; encoded by the coding sequence ATGGTCAGCGAGCGCCCAACCCACAGAGTCGCAGCGCTGATGCTGGCGGCCGGTTATAGCCGCCGCTTCGGTGCCGACAAGCGCCGGCTGGAACTCGCCGACGGCCGCTCGTTGCTCAGCGCCAGCCTGGCACTGCCCTGCTCGATGCTGGAAGAGGTCTGGCTGGTGCTACGCCCGGACGAAGCGCCAGCAGCGCTGGATCTGCCGACGGGTGTGCGTATCGTGCAGAACCCGGCCACCGCCCAGGGCATGGGCCACAGCCTGGCGGTAGGCGCCGAGCGACTACTGGCCGAATCCGGCGCCGAGGCAGTGGCGATCTTTCTCGCCGATATGCCGGCGATTCGCCGCGACAGCCTGGAAACCCTGTTCGCTCACGCCAGCGCGAACGCCATCGTGCTGCCCAGCTACCAGGGCAAACGCGGCCACCCGGTGCTGTTCGGCCGCGCTTTCTGGCCGCAGCTCGCGACGCTGAACGGCGATGCCGGCGCCAAGCCGGTGCTGCAGCAGCACCCCGAGGCTGTGCGCATCGTCGAGCTGAACGATCCTGGCGTACTGCAGGACATCGACACCCCGGCAGACCTGTCTCAGTTATAG